CAGTCTTACACAACCTCTCTTCAAGTTCaaatattagttttgttactatggaaacaaatttttaccaacattaaattgttgaagtagttaaatatattatgcaattagtacttatgttataaacaaaaaatgcttTGTTTGACCTTTGGTTTCCatggtatttttaattgataatcaTGTTTTGGAATACCTTTTGTATAGACCACCTTTGCAAGAAAAGAAAGATGGCCTCGAGAAAAAGGTTGAAAAAGATGTTGTTGAATCTCCGATGTCTGTTGTTGACTCCAGTATACTGTCCATGTCAATATCAAAAAATGAGAGCCTTTTGGAAGAAACTGATGAAGATGCTACTACTGCTCAGACTGACAGAGAAATGTTCTTCCATGTTGCTGAATATAGACAGGATATCTATGACTATATGAGGGAGATCGAGGTATTAAACAATTGTAATTCATCAATcacattattgaaattaagcTGTCATACtactagtttttgtttttttttctttcatcttTACTTAACAGTACTAATAAGTGCCTTCAGTTAATAAGTATGCATTATTGACAGGTAAAGAACAGAGCAAATCCTCGTTACATGCGAAAGCAACCCGATATCACTCATGTTATGAGATCCATTCTCATTGACTGGCTGGTGGAGGTATGCGATGAGTACAACCAGCAAAGTGAGACATTGCACCTCGCAGTGTCCTATGTTGACAGATTCCTGTCCTATATGAGTGTGGTTCGCACAAAACTGCAGCTGGTGGGCACTGCTGCCACTTATATTGCATCGTAAGTGAtttattatagcattaaaaacaattttatatagaaatctggcatttatttatacataatacatatctaagcaaaatgtaaaaatgtaatataaaattggagGTACTGAATGTAATCCAAAATGataatgtagatatatattgatgatcttttctttttatgatttatgatgCTTTCTTTAAGCATCCATGCACTGGATTTGAAACccattgtaattaaaattgaggTTACATATTTAAGCATGGTTTATAGCTAATTTGTTCTACTTTTCCTTTAATCATAATACATTTACCAGTTTAATTCACCAGCAATATGTAAACAAATACAGTGTGTTGTAATTATACGTTCATTTTAATGATAcatgaaatgaataatttcattcattaaaattatctttaaaacagGAAATATGAAGAGGTGTATCCGCCAGAGGTCTCagagtttgtttatatcaCTGATGACACCTACACAAAGAAGGAGGTGCTACGTATGGAACATCTCATCTTAAAAGTTTTATCTTTTGACCTCTCCACACCCACCTCACTGTCTTTCCTCTCACACTATTGCATATCAAATGGACTTTCCAAGAAGACATTCCATCTGGCCGCTGTAAGTATTTTTGGATTCATGTGTATCAAGGTAAAATGTATCTTTACTTAAGATTGTGacttatatactataaaataccTTGTGCATCTTTGATATTTCTTCGTCGTAATCATAATCGTAATTGTATTCgtaattataatctaattgGGTCattgttctattattttagattagaataatgtttatttctttatactttatattaacatttgacCCTTATCATTTTGGGTAGGAGGAGGTGCTAAGGCTGcgaaatgcaataaattttgttaccatactctttaagtatttttaggAAATTTTTAGTGATAGTTacctaaaaatttttttaattcctataataaatcttaaaaatttgttagaaAGTTATGATACCTGTGGGGTGTCACAGACAAATTTATTCTCCAATTGGGAAATAATCATTGTTCTCAAGTAGTAGTTCCAATGTGTTACGTAAgcatttaatacatacattattttattatatcaataaagtttccgtattaaaaaaatattatcctcTAACTAGAtagttgtatgtatgttagaATGTTAGCgtgtattttagaatttttatataaatttgcttttgcccgcgacttcgcacgTGTAAAATCGGAGTAGTTGagatgttataatacatatacactttcctcttgaatcactatctattaaaaaaaaccccatcaaattccgttgcgtagttttaaagatttaagtatacatagggccagagaaagcgactgttttatactatataatgaCAAAGTCGCTATTTCCCCATTAAAGTGTATTCCTATGACACGGGTTTATGCTGTAACTTCCGATACGAACGATATTTTCAACACCGCTTGCAGTACATAGCGGAGCTGTCGCTGCTGGAGGCGGACCCGTACCTGCAGTTCAAGCCGTCGGTGGTGGCGGCGAGCGCGCTGGCGACGGCGCGCCACTGCCTGCTGTGCGAGCGCGCCGACTGCGCCACGCGCCGCGCCGACAACGCGCCGCACCCGCACTGCGCCACCATTGGTGGGGACtgctacttttttatatacatttttatttccaaaaaaaaacatggcaTATcaagatgttattatttaataattgttcttCATGTTTCGTACTAATATGGGATTAAATCACctacaatcaaataataacattaaattaaatctattgaaAGTAGGTTAGAAATTATTTGTAGGTATGCAACCTTTTGGTAGAAGTGATACTTTTCTTCTTTTGGTATGAACTCCTTAACAAGGTTATAAACTACCCAAGTTGAaagatgttaaatttttaggATCTATGCCTGTGTTtcagtattttcttttcaatctAAAGACTTGAAGATCAACTGGGTTTACTAGACTTGCATGAATTTATCCAAATTTCTCTGATAACCAATGCACCGTTTTCCCGTGTGGAGCAGCGTGGCCGGCGGCGCTGGCGCAGAGCGCGGGCTACTCGCTGGGCGAGCTGGGCGCGTGCCTGCGCGAGCTGGCGCGCTCGCACGCGCACGCGGCCGCGCAGCCCTACCAGGCGATACCCGACAAGTACAGGAACAACAAGTTAGTGCACACGCTATAGTTGCGCCGGTCCTACcataggaaaaggatataatgaattatgttGTTTACTATAGTCCGTATGGATAAAATAAGAGTGTTCTCTCGTCTTCTTCTGCTATcgctatatctatatatttagtacTTAGTTTTTAAAACCAAGATACAAAGGACAATTTCACTCTTACCTGTGCATCCAAATGGTAGTAAAATTGTACATTCGGTTTACTATGTATTGTAACACTTTTTCTCCTACAGATACGACGCCGTTTCAACAATTGAACCGAAGCCCATGTTCGCCATAGCCAAGTACCAACCTCCCGCGCCTGCCGCCGCGCGCCCGAGCGAACCCGCGAGAACTGCCTAGTATACTTAGTAGACCTGTAGCAAATGTGCCCAAACCCTAGTGCCAACGTGCCAAACGGTAAACTTAGCTCAATCAGTTATGGCCTAAACATTGCATAACGAAACTTGGAACATACCATATGGCACATATGTCGAATTGACGCAAATTGCTTTGAACGTTTGTATCAAGCCTtaagaatttatgaatttcCTTGACTTGGCTTTGCTCTAATGTATGTGTTAACTCATTGTGGTGACCAACTAATACTTTCT
The sequence above is a segment of the Zerene cesonia ecotype Mississippi chromosome 17, Zerene_cesonia_1.1, whole genome shotgun sequence genome. Coding sequences within it:
- the LOC119833304 gene encoding cyclin-A1-like yields the protein MASFRIHDDQENSSLGLRKDADVLAAATQRRALGDLSQFACNQNRNVKHVGMTKGPCKVQDENRTVRQIKNEKNIVPPVAQFRAFSVYEDKPTEAEVKKREPTFKPFIAKDIKKDNFFINAAENVKALCAQAEKHCEKPKELPQIRPPLQEKKDGLEKKVEKDVVESPMSVVDSSILSMSISKNESLLEETDEDATTAQTDREMFFHVAEYRQDIYDYMREIEVKNRANPRYMRKQPDITHVMRSILIDWLVEVCDEYNQQSETLHLAVSYVDRFLSYMSVVRTKLQLVGTAATYIASKYEEVYPPEVSEFVYITDDTYTKKEVLRMEHLILKVLSFDLSTPTSLSFLSHYCISNGLSKKTFHLAAYIAELSLLEADPYLQFKPSVVAASALATARHCLLCERADCATRRADNAPHPHCATIAWPAALAQSAGYSLGELGACLRELARSHAHAAAQPYQAIPDKYRNNKYDAVSTIEPKPMFAIAKYQPPAPAAARPSEPARTA